A part of Gemmatimonas groenlandica genomic DNA contains:
- a CDS encoding dienelactone hydrolase family protein, whose translation MNGTMVEFRATGGTDDGTAAGYLSLPPSGHGPGLLVLQEWWGLVDHIKELADRFAAAGFVALAPDLYRGEQATTPDNAQRLLMALDMPHTAGALRGAAEYLRGLDTVSPNKVGAIGFCMGGQLALYAATAHPDVIDAVVDFYGIFNPKVPVDLSALRAPVQAHFGEHDTSIPRERAEALMAEVAATGVRAETYFYDAGHAFFNDTRAVAHNPDAASLAWDRTIEFLQQSLA comes from the coding sequence ATGAACGGTACGATGGTGGAGTTTCGCGCGACGGGAGGCACCGACGATGGCACGGCTGCCGGGTATCTGTCGCTGCCGCCTTCGGGCCATGGCCCCGGGCTGCTGGTGCTGCAGGAGTGGTGGGGGCTGGTGGATCACATCAAGGAGCTGGCCGACCGCTTTGCCGCGGCCGGCTTCGTGGCGCTGGCCCCGGATCTTTATCGCGGCGAGCAGGCGACGACGCCTGATAACGCGCAGCGTTTGCTGATGGCGCTCGACATGCCGCACACGGCGGGCGCGTTGCGTGGCGCCGCGGAGTATCTGCGCGGCCTCGATACGGTCTCTCCGAACAAGGTCGGCGCCATCGGTTTCTGCATGGGAGGCCAGTTGGCGCTCTACGCCGCTACGGCGCACCCCGACGTCATCGACGCGGTCGTCGACTTCTACGGCATCTTCAATCCGAAGGTGCCGGTGGATCTTTCGGCGCTCCGCGCGCCGGTGCAAGCACATTTCGGCGAACATGACACGTCGATCCCGCGTGAACGTGCGGAGGCGTTGATGGCCGAGGTCGCGGCCACGGGGGTTCGCGCCGAGACGTATTTCTACGATGCGGGTCACGCCTTCTTCAACGACACGCGGGCGGTGGCGCACAACCCGGACGCGGCGAGTCTGGCGTGGGACCGCACGATCGAGTTCCTGCAGCAGTCGCTGGCGTAA
- a CDS encoding phosphotransferase family protein — protein sequence MPVTDGTIALREGEEIDAEALLAWLATAAPDTVPAGARLNIRQFPAGFSNLTYLVTMEHEHGRRALVLRRPPRGVKAGIAHDMSREHGILTALHATAVPVPKTLARCDDVTVIGAPFYLMEHVDGVILRGELPESLTENAAAMPVKLAALSHTFVQTLAQLHAVDVSTEPLVSLGRPEGYVQRQVQGWTKRWLASRTDDVPALDWAAAWLDGHRPPDRATTLVHNDFKLDNLVLEPNLSRVHAVLDWEMATIGDPLMDLGTSLAYWVEAGDAPIFRALGLGITALPGNMTRAELVQAYGAHRGIDVSDAPFYYAFGLFKVAIIAQQIYARHVQGLTSDPRFAVLGQVVQALGVAAKQAAETGRL from the coding sequence ATGCCCGTGACTGATGGAACGATCGCGCTGCGCGAGGGCGAAGAGATTGATGCCGAGGCGCTGCTGGCGTGGCTCGCAACGGCAGCCCCGGACACGGTGCCGGCGGGCGCTCGCCTGAACATCAGGCAGTTTCCCGCGGGGTTTTCGAATCTCACGTATCTGGTCACGATGGAGCACGAGCACGGCCGGCGCGCGCTGGTGCTGCGTCGGCCACCGCGTGGCGTGAAAGCGGGTATTGCGCACGATATGAGTCGGGAGCACGGCATCCTGACCGCGCTGCACGCCACAGCTGTTCCGGTGCCGAAGACGCTGGCCCGATGCGATGACGTGACGGTGATCGGGGCACCGTTCTATCTCATGGAGCATGTCGACGGCGTGATCCTTCGTGGCGAGCTTCCAGAGTCGCTGACCGAGAATGCGGCGGCCATGCCGGTCAAGCTCGCTGCACTCTCGCACACGTTCGTGCAGACGCTCGCGCAGTTGCATGCGGTCGACGTCTCGACGGAGCCGCTCGTGTCGCTGGGGCGGCCGGAGGGCTACGTGCAGCGGCAGGTGCAGGGATGGACGAAGCGATGGCTCGCGTCACGCACCGACGACGTGCCCGCGCTCGATTGGGCCGCCGCGTGGCTCGACGGGCATCGTCCACCGGATCGCGCCACGACGCTGGTTCACAACGACTTCAAGCTCGACAATCTCGTGCTCGAGCCGAATCTGTCACGAGTGCACGCCGTTCTCGACTGGGAGATGGCGACCATCGGAGATCCACTCATGGATCTGGGGACCAGCCTCGCCTATTGGGTCGAAGCCGGCGACGCGCCGATCTTCCGTGCGCTCGGACTCGGCATCACCGCCTTGCCGGGTAACATGACCCGCGCCGAACTGGTGCAGGCGTACGGTGCGCACCGTGGCATCGATGTGAGTGATGCGCCGTTCTACTATGCGTTCGGGCTGTTCAAGGTTGCCATCATCGCGCAGCAGATCTATGCGCGGCATGTGCAAGGGCTGACGAGCGACCCACGCTTTGCGGTGTTGGGGCAGGTCGTGCAGGCACTGGGGGTTGCGGCGAAGCAGGCGGCCGAAACGGGACGCCTTTAA
- a CDS encoding 3-hydroxyacyl-CoA dehydrogenase/enoyl-CoA hydratase family protein, with protein MRMTTVGVVGAGAMGSGIAALAASAGCRVVLLDIPGDSDPKSPNRSAPAKNGLQKAIKSKPASFMEAAAAARVRTGNTEDHLQLLAECDWICEAIVELAEPKQQLFARIEALMKPTAIISSNTSGIPMSVLLEGRGEKFRRRFLGTHFFNPPRYMHLLEIIPTPETDPAVIGATREFAERTLGKGIVIAKDVPGFVANRLGVYGMVGTMRRMEQHGLTIDEVDGLTGSLIGRARTATFRTGDLSGLDVLAHVTKGIGGATGEDFALPSWMLDELVAKGKLGDKTGGGFYAKTKEGTQTFDWKSKSYLPQQRLEGGEIGQAIRMPIAQRLPAAVAMSGAQGAFLRDHLADAAHYTLTLAAELAYDIVAIDRAMEWGYGWEAGPFQIMDALGIDWLRGEFRAQGKSIPPLLEMAKGSFYKDGEFLTFDGTYEPIPGIPGRLALASLAKSGRVLDDNGLSRLIDLGDGVACFEFRSKMNSLGEGVLKGLESALSKVEKLGFNGMVIGNEDARAFSVGADLSLVSFAVSAGAWDDIALSCKAFQDSVMSIRRAPFPVVVAPAGMTLGGGSEFTLHADAVQAHAETYMGLVEAGVGLLPGGGGTKELLMRFTAELQNYEEVDLFAAVKRAFKLIAFATTTTSAYEAKALGFLRDSDRISMNRDHQLADAKARVLDLARGYLPPIERTVRALGREGLGNLEYALWAAKEAGQASAHDVRVGRAIAYVLCGGDGTPRDVTEQDLLDLEREQFLSLLGTKETQERIAYTLKTGKPLRN; from the coding sequence ATGCGCATGACGACTGTCGGCGTGGTGGGCGCCGGGGCCATGGGGAGCGGCATTGCCGCCCTCGCGGCTTCGGCGGGCTGCCGTGTCGTGTTGCTCGATATCCCCGGCGATAGCGATCCCAAGTCGCCGAACCGCAGTGCGCCCGCGAAGAACGGGTTGCAGAAGGCGATCAAGTCCAAGCCCGCGTCGTTCATGGAGGCGGCGGCCGCGGCCCGCGTGCGCACCGGGAACACAGAGGATCACTTGCAGCTCCTCGCCGAGTGCGACTGGATCTGTGAAGCGATCGTCGAACTCGCCGAGCCGAAGCAGCAGTTGTTCGCGCGCATCGAAGCGCTCATGAAGCCCACCGCGATCATCTCATCGAACACCTCCGGCATTCCGATGTCGGTGCTGCTCGAAGGTCGCGGCGAGAAGTTCAGGCGTCGCTTCCTCGGCACGCACTTTTTCAATCCGCCGCGGTACATGCACCTGCTCGAGATCATCCCGACACCGGAGACGGATCCGGCGGTGATCGGGGCCACGCGCGAATTCGCCGAGCGCACGCTGGGCAAGGGCATCGTGATCGCGAAGGACGTGCCCGGCTTTGTCGCCAATCGACTCGGCGTCTACGGCATGGTCGGCACCATGCGGCGCATGGAACAGCACGGGCTCACCATCGACGAAGTCGACGGGCTGACCGGGTCGCTCATTGGACGCGCTCGCACCGCCACGTTCCGCACCGGCGATCTCTCGGGCCTCGATGTGCTTGCGCACGTCACGAAGGGCATCGGCGGGGCCACCGGCGAAGATTTCGCGCTCCCCTCGTGGATGCTCGACGAACTCGTGGCCAAAGGAAAACTCGGCGACAAGACGGGAGGCGGCTTCTACGCGAAAACCAAGGAAGGCACGCAGACGTTCGACTGGAAGTCCAAGAGCTACCTGCCGCAACAGCGTCTCGAAGGCGGGGAGATCGGGCAGGCGATCCGCATGCCGATCGCACAACGATTGCCGGCCGCCGTGGCGATGAGCGGCGCGCAGGGTGCGTTCCTGCGCGACCATCTCGCCGACGCCGCACACTACACGCTCACGCTGGCCGCCGAACTGGCGTACGACATCGTCGCGATCGATCGTGCGATGGAGTGGGGATACGGCTGGGAGGCCGGCCCCTTCCAGATCATGGACGCCCTCGGCATCGACTGGCTGCGTGGCGAGTTCCGCGCGCAAGGCAAGAGCATTCCGCCGCTACTGGAGATGGCCAAAGGATCGTTCTACAAGGACGGGGAGTTTCTCACCTTCGACGGTACCTACGAGCCCATTCCCGGCATCCCCGGACGGCTCGCGCTCGCCAGTCTCGCGAAGAGTGGTCGCGTACTCGACGACAATGGTCTCTCGCGTCTGATCGACCTTGGCGACGGGGTGGCGTGCTTCGAGTTCCGCTCCAAGATGAACAGTCTCGGCGAAGGCGTACTCAAGGGACTCGAGAGTGCGCTCAGCAAAGTCGAGAAGCTCGGCTTCAACGGCATGGTGATCGGCAACGAAGACGCCCGCGCGTTCAGCGTCGGCGCCGATCTGTCGCTGGTGTCATTTGCCGTCTCGGCCGGGGCGTGGGATGACATCGCCCTCTCCTGCAAGGCGTTCCAGGACAGTGTGATGTCGATTCGTCGTGCGCCATTCCCGGTGGTCGTCGCACCGGCCGGCATGACGCTGGGCGGCGGCTCGGAGTTCACGCTGCACGCCGATGCGGTGCAGGCGCACGCCGAGACCTACATGGGGCTCGTCGAGGCCGGTGTTGGCCTGCTGCCGGGCGGCGGCGGTACGAAGGAGCTGCTCATGCGCTTCACCGCCGAACTGCAGAACTACGAAGAGGTCGATCTGTTCGCCGCCGTGAAGCGCGCGTTCAAGTTGATCGCCTTCGCCACCACCACGACGTCGGCGTACGAAGCCAAAGCGTTGGGCTTCCTGCGCGACAGCGATCGCATCAGCATGAATCGCGATCATCAGCTGGCCGATGCAAAAGCGCGCGTGCTCGACCTCGCGCGCGGCTATCTCCCTCCGATCGAGCGCACCGTTCGCGCACTCGGCCGAGAAGGCCTCGGCAATCTCGAATACGCCCTGTGGGCGGCGAAGGAAGCCGGTCAGGCGTCGGCGCACGACGTCCGCGTGGGCCGCGCGATCGCCTACGTGCTGTGTGGCGGCGACGGCACGCCGCGCGACGTCACCGAGCAGGACCTGCTCGACCTCGAGCGCGAACAGTTCCTCAGCCTCCTCGGCACCAAGGAGACGCAGGAGCGCATCGCGTACACCCTCAAGACCGGCAAGCCGCTGCGCAATTGA
- a CDS encoding acyl-CoA dehydrogenase family protein, translating into MMHKESAPSAAELEALLATARTFVREVLVPVESQLLHGAWAQNEPVLAQLREQARALGLWAPFLPASHGGRDLPLDAYARLSEVLGWTPFGHYVCNCQAPDVGNMELLLQFGTDDQKAQFLEPLTRGEIRSCFAMTEPEHAGSNPVMMSTRAVREGNEFVITGHKWFTSSADGASFAVVMAVTDPDEARKHFRASQILVPLPTPGYTLVRNIAVMGESGGGWASHAEVRFDGVRVPVTNVLGLQGHGFALAQERLGPGRIHHCMRWIGICERAFDLMCRRAVERELAPGDVLANKQQVQFWIADSRIEIHAARLMVMDAATRMAHHGQEAAREEIAYIKVFVANTLQRVLDRAIQAHGALGMTDDTPLAWWYRHERAARIYDGADEVHRTVIARRALKPYLPPRTPRE; encoded by the coding sequence ATGATGCACAAGGAATCGGCACCGAGTGCTGCCGAACTCGAGGCGCTGCTGGCGACCGCCCGCACGTTCGTGCGCGAGGTCCTCGTACCAGTCGAATCGCAGCTGCTACACGGTGCGTGGGCACAGAACGAGCCCGTGTTGGCGCAGCTCCGCGAACAGGCACGCGCGCTTGGACTATGGGCGCCATTCCTGCCGGCATCGCACGGCGGCCGCGATCTTCCGCTCGACGCCTATGCGCGACTGAGCGAAGTGCTTGGGTGGACGCCGTTCGGGCACTACGTCTGCAATTGTCAGGCGCCGGATGTGGGCAACATGGAACTGTTGCTGCAATTCGGCACCGACGACCAGAAAGCGCAGTTTCTCGAGCCGCTGACGCGCGGTGAGATCCGCAGCTGTTTCGCGATGACGGAGCCGGAGCACGCCGGGTCGAATCCGGTGATGATGTCCACGCGCGCCGTACGCGAGGGCAACGAATTCGTCATCACGGGACACAAGTGGTTCACGAGCAGCGCCGATGGCGCGTCGTTCGCGGTCGTGATGGCGGTGACCGATCCCGATGAAGCGCGCAAGCATTTTCGCGCCAGTCAGATTCTGGTGCCGCTGCCAACGCCCGGATACACGCTGGTACGCAACATCGCCGTGATGGGCGAGAGCGGCGGCGGCTGGGCGAGCCACGCCGAGGTGCGTTTCGACGGCGTACGCGTGCCGGTCACCAATGTCCTCGGCTTGCAGGGGCATGGTTTCGCTTTGGCGCAGGAGCGGCTCGGGCCGGGGCGTATCCATCACTGCATGCGGTGGATCGGCATCTGCGAGCGCGCGTTCGACCTGATGTGTCGCCGTGCCGTGGAACGTGAGCTGGCACCGGGCGACGTATTGGCGAACAAGCAGCAGGTGCAATTCTGGATCGCTGATTCGCGCATCGAGATTCATGCGGCGCGATTGATGGTGATGGATGCGGCCACGCGTATGGCGCACCACGGGCAGGAAGCGGCGCGCGAAGAGATCGCGTACATCAAGGTGTTCGTGGCGAACACGCTGCAGCGCGTGCTCGATCGCGCCATTCAAGCGCACGGCGCGCTGGGCATGACTGATGACACCCCCTTGGCGTGGTGGTACCGCCATGAGCGCGCAGCGCGCATTTACGACGGTGCCGATGAAGTGCATCGCACGGTGATCGCCCGTCGCGCGCTCAAGCCGTATCTCCCACCGCGCACGCCTCGTGAGTAA
- a CDS encoding thiolase family protein, which translates to MTEVVIVSAARSAVARGKADGALAGVHPVDLSSAVMKAAIDRAGIDPAIIEDVQWGCAMPEASQGLNHARLAWLRGGFPVETSAATVNRFCSSGLQSVAYASQAIIAGQGDAVMAGGIEMMSQVPMSGYNARLSPAITESYIGMGFTAERVAKRWEISRAAQDQFAFESQQKAVSAIQRGAFAEQIVPIHTQRFTWTGAAKSVTDVVFDTDECPRAETTLEGLAKLRPAFSPTGTVTAGNASPYSDGAAAVLVMSAAKAKELGLTPLARFVSFAVGGVDPDIMGVGPIKAVPKALARAGLTLADLKLIEFNEAFSAQALAVIKELGMDTSIINVNGGAIALGHPLGATGAKLTTQLVHELRNRGGGYGMVTMCIGGGMGAAGIFEVYA; encoded by the coding sequence ATGACCGAGGTCGTAATCGTCAGCGCCGCCCGCAGCGCGGTCGCGCGCGGAAAGGCGGATGGTGCGCTCGCCGGCGTGCATCCGGTGGACTTGTCGTCTGCCGTGATGAAGGCGGCAATCGATCGCGCGGGTATCGACCCCGCGATCATCGAAGACGTGCAGTGGGGCTGCGCAATGCCCGAGGCCTCGCAAGGGCTCAATCACGCGCGCCTGGCGTGGCTACGCGGCGGCTTCCCCGTGGAGACGTCCGCAGCCACGGTGAATCGCTTCTGTTCGTCGGGGTTGCAGTCGGTGGCCTACGCGTCGCAGGCGATCATCGCCGGTCAGGGTGATGCCGTGATGGCCGGCGGTATAGAGATGATGTCGCAGGTGCCGATGTCCGGCTACAACGCGCGACTCTCACCGGCGATCACCGAGAGCTACATCGGCATGGGCTTCACCGCCGAACGCGTGGCGAAGCGCTGGGAGATCTCGCGTGCGGCGCAGGATCAGTTCGCATTCGAGAGTCAGCAGAAAGCCGTGTCGGCCATTCAGCGCGGCGCCTTCGCCGAGCAGATCGTTCCGATCCACACGCAGCGCTTCACCTGGACGGGCGCCGCGAAGAGCGTCACCGACGTGGTGTTCGATACCGACGAATGTCCGCGCGCAGAAACCACGCTCGAAGGATTGGCCAAACTGCGCCCGGCATTCTCACCCACGGGCACGGTGACGGCGGGTAACGCCAGTCCGTATTCCGACGGTGCGGCCGCCGTGCTGGTGATGAGCGCCGCCAAAGCCAAGGAGCTCGGGCTCACCCCGCTCGCGCGATTCGTGAGCTTCGCGGTGGGTGGCGTCGATCCAGACATCATGGGCGTCGGCCCGATCAAGGCCGTGCCGAAAGCGCTCGCGCGCGCCGGACTCACCTTGGCCGACCTCAAGCTCATCGAGTTCAACGAGGCCTTCTCGGCGCAGGCATTGGCCGTGATCAAGGAGCTCGGGATGGACACGAGCATCATCAACGTGAACGGCGGCGCCATCGCGCTGGGACATCCCCTCGGCGCCACCGGTGCCAAGCTCACGACGCAGTTGGTGCATGAACTCAGGAACCGCGGCGGTGGCTACGGCATGGTGACGATGTGTATCGGCGGCGGGATGGGCGCCGCCGGCATCTTCGAGGTCTACGCGTAG
- a CDS encoding 4-hydroxy-3-methylbut-2-enyl diphosphate reductase, with amino-acid sequence MSDMTYVRKGFGLKAEVQDTLAADYTGQLVDMLRAQDYTLHAGQTTVRLAKEFGFCYGVERAVDYAYQTRRKFPGKRIFLAGEIIHNPHVNAKLREMGVVFLSASGKGFDYAPVEPADVVILPAFGVTIQDFQTLRELGCVVVDTTCGSVLNVWKRVEVYARDGFTSLIHGKFYHEETRATASQVEKYRGGQYIVVRDMVEAELVMDYIEAKAGKPTPRPPLSRADFLEKFAKAASDHFDPDLHLDRIGVANQTTMLARESLAIGAAVGDAMARAYGDVHRSEHFRTFDTICSATQDRQDAVVELLAEPLDLMVVVGGYNSSNTISLAALCGEQVPTYHIADPDEIDVEANAVRVRRVGPHHHEDEIANWLPTSGPLRVGITAGASTPNNKIGQAVARVFAIRGERVDTSL; translated from the coding sequence ATGTCAGATATGACGTACGTACGCAAAGGCTTCGGCCTGAAGGCCGAGGTGCAAGACACCCTCGCGGCCGACTACACCGGTCAGCTGGTGGACATGCTTCGCGCGCAGGACTACACGCTGCACGCGGGACAGACCACCGTGCGACTCGCCAAGGAATTCGGATTCTGTTACGGCGTGGAGCGCGCGGTCGACTATGCGTACCAGACGCGGCGGAAATTTCCGGGCAAACGCATCTTTCTGGCGGGCGAGATCATCCACAATCCGCACGTCAACGCGAAGTTGCGCGAGATGGGCGTGGTGTTTCTATCGGCCAGCGGCAAGGGCTTCGACTACGCGCCCGTGGAACCGGCCGATGTGGTGATCCTGCCCGCGTTCGGTGTCACGATTCAGGATTTCCAGACGCTGCGCGAACTCGGGTGCGTCGTGGTCGATACGACCTGCGGATCGGTGCTCAACGTGTGGAAGCGCGTCGAAGTGTATGCGCGCGACGGGTTCACGTCGCTGATTCACGGCAAGTTCTATCACGAAGAGACGCGCGCGACGGCGTCGCAGGTAGAGAAGTATCGGGGCGGGCAGTACATCGTGGTGCGTGACATGGTGGAAGCCGAGCTGGTGATGGACTACATCGAGGCCAAGGCCGGCAAGCCGACACCGCGCCCGCCGCTGTCGCGCGCCGACTTCCTCGAGAAGTTCGCGAAGGCCGCCTCGGATCACTTCGATCCCGATCTGCATCTCGATCGTATCGGCGTGGCGAATCAAACCACGATGCTGGCGCGTGAATCGCTGGCGATCGGTGCGGCGGTGGGCGACGCGATGGCACGGGCGTACGGTGATGTCCATCGCTCTGAGCACTTTCGCACCTTCGACACGATCTGCAGCGCCACGCAGGACCGGCAGGATGCGGTGGTGGAACTGCTGGCCGAGCCGCTCGATCTGATGGTGGTGGTGGGCGGCTACAACTCCAGCAATACGATCTCGCTGGCGGCGCTGTGCGGTGAGCAGGTGCCGACGTACCACATCGCCGATCCCGACGAAATCGATGTCGAGGCGAATGCGGTGCGCGTGCGTCGGGTGGGTCCGCATCATCACGAGGACGAGATTGCGAACTGGCTGCCGACCTCGGGTCCGTTGCGGGTCGGCATCACCGCTGGTGCCAGCACGCCGAACAACAAGATTGGACAGGCGGTGGCGCGAGTCTTCGCTATTCGTGGCGAACGCGTCGATACGAGCCTCTGA
- a CDS encoding SDR family NAD(P)-dependent oxidoreductase, which translates to MHEPITPRTADAIARLRLDEKVAIVTGGTRGIGLAIATTLARAGAKVAISSRKPEHVDAVVKALRSEGLEVVGIPANMGKAADAHELAARTVEHFDGIDIIVNNAATNPIFGPLQQATDDAFDKIFSVNLKGPLELCRTAHTIMAQRGGGAIVNVASIGGVSPEAGLGLYSVSKAALVSLTKVMAQEWGADGIRANVICPGLIKTRFSQALWQDKDISNQVLGHQPIRRIGEPDDVAGLALFLASDASSYCTGGVYMVDGGYLT; encoded by the coding sequence ATGCACGAGCCCATTACCCCGCGCACTGCCGACGCGATCGCGCGTCTCCGTCTCGACGAGAAGGTCGCGATCGTGACCGGTGGCACACGCGGCATCGGGTTGGCGATCGCCACCACGCTGGCGCGTGCCGGGGCGAAGGTCGCGATTTCCAGCCGCAAGCCGGAGCATGTCGACGCGGTCGTGAAGGCGCTGCGCAGCGAAGGACTCGAGGTCGTCGGCATTCCGGCGAACATGGGGAAGGCGGCTGATGCCCACGAACTCGCGGCACGCACGGTGGAGCACTTCGACGGCATCGACATCATCGTAAACAATGCCGCGACCAACCCGATTTTCGGTCCGCTTCAGCAGGCCACCGACGATGCCTTCGACAAGATTTTCTCGGTGAATCTCAAGGGACCGCTCGAGCTGTGTCGCACGGCGCACACGATCATGGCCCAGCGCGGTGGTGGCGCGATCGTGAATGTGGCGAGCATCGGTGGCGTCTCACCGGAGGCGGGGCTCGGTCTGTACAGTGTGAGCAAAGCCGCGCTCGTGTCACTCACCAAGGTGATGGCGCAGGAGTGGGGCGCCGACGGCATTCGCGCCAACGTGATCTGTCCCGGGCTCATCAAGACCCGCTTTTCGCAGGCATTGTGGCAGGACAAGGACATCTCGAATCAGGTCCTCGGCCATCAGCCTATTCGCCGTATCGGCGAGCCTGACGATGTGGCCGGACTCGCGCTCTTTCTCGCATCGGATGCGTCATCGTATTGCACGGGCGGTGTGTACATGGTGGACGGCGGATATCTCACATGA
- a CDS encoding bifunctional metallophosphatase/5'-nucleotidase, with amino-acid sequence MLLVNDVYVIDTLRDGRGGLARVAGLRDSIERANGDRVLFVLAGDVLSPSVLGKWYGGAQMVDGFNAARLDLATLGNHEFDGSRSTLVARLHESQFRWLSANCGEANGAPFPGVRGWDTLRLGGVKVGILGTTVVRDYAPYVSCRNPDSATTASVDTLLQQGSELVVALTHRFMLEDEATLENEPRITAILGGHDHNGRRAERDGRLLVKAVSNSRTAILVTFTRDGATPWRVSDQRFDIGPGMRDDPATAAAVQRWRDTLTRRIGPDRVLGFAPEPINAIDSISKRESPFGNMIADAMRVGTKADVALINSGALRFDDIMPAGAITRHMIEGVFLFADETRVVTFPLSGSRLRDLLEVSVGRGGLSNGPYLQLSGVRFRFDATLPSGGRVVGALTRDDGRSIGATDTLQVSIVTYPACRSGDGYHIPEAAEACRALEAAPTSRPRAADLVLQHLERMNGRIIPPPIGRVTRLDRR; translated from the coding sequence ATGCTGCTGGTGAACGATGTGTACGTCATCGACACCCTCCGGGACGGCCGGGGTGGACTGGCCCGCGTGGCAGGGTTGCGAGACTCGATCGAACGCGCGAACGGCGATAGGGTGCTGTTCGTGCTGGCCGGCGATGTGCTCAGCCCCAGTGTGCTCGGCAAGTGGTATGGCGGCGCGCAGATGGTGGATGGGTTCAATGCAGCGCGGCTCGACCTCGCGACGTTGGGCAATCACGAGTTCGATGGTTCGCGCTCGACGCTCGTGGCGCGCCTGCACGAGTCGCAGTTCCGCTGGCTCTCGGCGAACTGCGGCGAGGCGAACGGCGCGCCGTTTCCCGGCGTACGCGGCTGGGATACGCTACGGTTGGGGGGCGTGAAAGTCGGCATTCTCGGTACGACGGTGGTGCGCGATTACGCGCCGTACGTGTCGTGCCGGAATCCGGACAGTGCCACCACGGCCAGCGTCGATACGCTGCTGCAACAGGGATCGGAGCTGGTCGTCGCGCTGACGCACCGCTTCATGCTGGAAGATGAGGCGACGCTCGAGAACGAGCCGCGCATTACCGCGATTCTGGGCGGCCACGATCACAACGGGCGCCGGGCGGAGCGCGATGGGCGCCTGCTGGTGAAAGCGGTGTCCAACTCACGCACGGCGATTCTGGTCACGTTCACGCGGGATGGCGCGACGCCGTGGCGCGTGTCCGACCAGCGGTTCGATATTGGCCCGGGGATGCGTGATGACCCCGCCACGGCGGCGGCGGTTCAGCGGTGGCGCGACACCCTCACTCGCCGCATCGGTCCCGATCGCGTGCTCGGGTTCGCTCCGGAGCCGATCAATGCGATCGACTCGATATCGAAGCGTGAGAGTCCGTTCGGCAACATGATTGCCGACGCGATGCGTGTCGGCACGAAGGCAGACGTCGCGCTGATCAACTCCGGTGCGCTGCGCTTCGACGACATCATGCCCGCCGGCGCGATCACCCGGCACATGATCGAGGGGGTGTTTCTGTTCGCCGACGAAACGCGCGTCGTGACGTTCCCGCTGAGCGGATCACGACTTCGCGACCTGCTCGAAGTGAGTGTGGGGCGCGGTGGACTGAGCAACGGCCCGTATCTGCAGCTGAGTGGCGTGCGATTCCGCTTCGACGCAACGCTGCCCTCGGGCGGTCGGGTTGTCGGGGCGCTCACGCGCGATGATGGTCGTTCGATCGGCGCGACGGACACACTGCAGGTGTCGATCGTGACGTATCCGGCTTGTCGCAGCGGCGACGGCTATCACATTCCCGAGGCGGCCGAGGCCTGTCGCGCGCTCGAAGCTGCCCCCACTTCGCGTCCGCGTGCCGCCGATCTGGTGCTGCAACATCTCGAACGCATGAACGGCCGAATCATCCCGCCGCCGATCGGCCGCGTGACACGCCTCGATCGGCGATAG
- a CDS encoding acyl-CoA thioesterase codes for MTASRPFVTHERVRWADVDLVSIMRFSAFTRLVEVAEQELLRAAGLPYSTLFDNPRIWMPRRRLEIDYYAPARIDDELALVTYVSRMGDTSLTMQVDVRHATRHTLIAAATMVVVCVTVEGFAKRPLPQIARESLAPYVMSVEDARAGAPETR; via the coding sequence ATGACGGCATCGCGTCCCTTTGTCACGCACGAGCGCGTCCGCTGGGCGGATGTGGATCTCGTCTCGATCATGCGGTTCAGCGCGTTCACGCGACTCGTGGAGGTGGCAGAGCAGGAACTGCTGCGCGCCGCGGGGTTGCCTTACTCGACGCTATTCGACAATCCGCGGATCTGGATGCCGCGGCGGCGACTCGAAATCGACTATTACGCGCCGGCTCGCATCGACGATGAGCTCGCGCTCGTGACGTATGTGTCGCGCATGGGCGACACCTCGCTCACGATGCAGGTGGACGTCCGTCACGCCACGCGCCATACCCTCATCGCGGCCGCCACGATGGTGGTGGTGTGTGTCACGGTGGAGGGATTCGCCAAGCGCCCGCTGCCGCAGATCGCCCGCGAATCGCTCGCGCCGTACGTGATGTCGGTCGAGGATGCCCGGGCCGGCGCGCCCGAAACGCGCTAG